A part of Onthophagus taurus isolate NC chromosome 7, IU_Otau_3.0, whole genome shotgun sequence genomic DNA contains:
- the LOC111425742 gene encoding myrosinase 1-like, which translates to MRTLIVVLLLRCLASADDQKFPNEFKFGVATSAYQVEGAWNVNGKGQNIWDTATHYNNFIVDNSTGDVACDAYHKTDTDVNLLKNLGVHFYRFSISWSRILPYGFANYTNPDGIHYYNNLINKLLQNGIQPMVTIFHWDLPQSLQDLGGWTNPLMSDYLLDYAKVLFNQFGDRVKYWITINEAQILCTGGYEGSPLMKLAPDYNSPGIGPYLCGHTLLLSHYKVYRYYQKHLKEKQKGKVGITHQSIWYEPNSKNKDDVNAAETKLQFELGWFAHPIFSKYGDYPSVMKQRIGRLSKEQNYPRSRLPTFTMHEIRELRGSADFLGYNHYTTRICKPGTNATQPSLESDAGVTCFQNSSWPSSSAPWLKVVPWGFRKILNWIRTQYNNIEVIVTENGFADRGDINDCGRVKYMNSYLEELRDAINKDGCNVTAYIAWSFLDNFEWGSGYTQKFGLYHVDFNSPNRTRTAKRSSYNYQNIIKTGKIDKNYQPPGFQKCT; encoded by the exons ATGAGAACGTTAATCGTTGTATTGTTGTTAAG atgTTTAGCTTCGGCAGATGACCAAAAGTTTCCCAATGAATTCAAGTTTGGCGTAGCAACAAGCGCTTATCAAGTAGAAGGTGCATGGAATGTCAAtg GAAAAGGTCAAAATATCTGGGACACAGCAACAcattacaacaattttattgtgGACAACAGCACGGGAGATGTAGCGTGTGATGCTTATCACAAGACAGATACAGATGTTAATCTGTTAAAAAATCTAGGCGTTCACTTTTATCGATTTTCAATTTCCTGGTCAAGAATTTTACCATATGGCTTTGCAAACTACACGAATCCAGAtggaatacattattataataacTTAATCAATAAACTTCTTCAAAACGGTATTCAACCTATGGTTACTATTTTCCATTGGGATCTTCCTCAAAGCCTTCAAGACTTAGGAGGATGGACAAATCCTTTAATGTCTGATTATTTACTAGATTACGCCAAAGTTTTGTTTAATCAATTTGGGGATAGGGTTAAATATTGGATAACGATAAACGAAGCGCAAATTTTGTGTACTGGTGGTTACGAAGGTTCTCCTTTAATGAAATTAGCGCCGGATTATAATTCGCCGGGGATAGGACCCTATTTGTGCGGGCATACTTTATTACTAAGTCATTATAAAGTTTATAGATATTATCAAAAACATTTGAAAGAAAAGCAAAAGGGTAAAGTTGGTATTACCCATCAAAGTATTTGGTACGAACCAAATTCCAAAAACAAGGATGATGTTAACGCCGCGGAAactaagcttcaatttgaa TTAGGATGGTTTGCTCAtccaattttttcaaaatatggcGATTATCCAAGTGTAATGAAGCAACGAATCGGACGATTAAGTAAAGAGCAAAACTACCCTAGATCTCGTCTTCCCACATTTACAATGCACGAAATTAGAGAACTTCGAGGTTCAGCAGATTTTCTTGGGTATAATCATTATACAACGAGAATTTGTAAACCCGGAACTAATGCAACCCAGCCATCATTGGAATCAGATGCAGGTGTAACCTGCTTTCAAAACAGCTCATGGCCATCTTCATCGGCACCTTGGTTGAAGGTGGTACCATGGGGCTTTCGAAAGATATTAAATTGGATTCGAACTCAGTATaataacattgaagttatcgTTACTGAGAACGGATTCGCCGATAGAGGAGATATAAATGATTGTGGAAGAGTCAAATATATGAAT agtTATTTGGAAGAATTAAGAGATGCAATAAATAAAGATGGTTGTAATGTTACCGCATACATAGCTTGGAGTTTCTTAGATAATTTTGAATGGGGAAGTGGATACAC GCAAAAATTTGGACTATACCACGTTGATTTTAACTCTCCCAATAGGACAAGAACGGCTAAAAGGTCTTCGTATAActatcaaaatataataaaaactgGCAAAATTGATAAGAATTATCAACCACCAGGTTTTCAGAAATGTACATAA
- the LOC111425547 gene encoding myrosinase 1-like, with amino-acid sequence MKHLLVLIITNSLVFGELQFPPNFKFGVATSAYQVEGAWNLSGKGENIWDYAVHRTPNVIQDGTNGDIACDTYHHTEGDVQLLKQLGVNFYRISLSWSRILPTGFKNKINPDGIRYYNELLDALTANGIEPMVSLFHWDLPQPLQDLGGWTNPLMADYFLEYVRIAYENFGDRVKYWITFNEPSVLCAGSYEGGLLALAPFLKSRGVGLYLCGHTLLIAHAKAYHLYDKEFRKSQKGKIGISLQGIWYEPSSSSKENVQAANQRLQMEFGWFAHPIFSKKGDYPPIMKERISFMSKQENFSQSRLPEFTPAEISYIRGTSDYFGFNHYTSAYAVPANISGGPSQDSDFGSSLSQDPLWEAGASWWIRSVPWGFGNILKWIKNEYGNPEVIITENGFSDKGGLQDCRRINYHYKYLEALLNAIHNEGCNISGYTAWSFMDNFEWTGGYSKKFGLIRVDFVSPERTRTLKMSAYAYRNIIETKKIDWSFTPSGFEKCVF; translated from the exons ATGAAGCACCTTCTAGTTCTCATCATAACAaa cTCATTAGTTTTTGGAGAACTCCAATTCCCaccgaattttaaatttggtgtAGCTACTTCTGCATATCAAGTTGAAGGCGCATGGAATTTAAGTG GGAAAGGAGAAAATATTTGGGATTACGCAGTTCATCGTACCCCGAATGTTATTCAAGATGGAACAAACGGCGATATAGCATGTGATACTTATCACCATACCGAAGGAGATGTACAGCTTTTAAAACAGCTTGGAGtcaatttttatagaatttcCTTATCTTGGTCTAGAATCCTCCCAActggatttaaaaataaaattaatcccGATGGGATTCGTTACTATAACGAGCTTCTCGATGCTTTAACAGCCAACGGAATTGAACCAATGGTATCGCTTTTCCACTGGGATCTTCCTCAACCGCTTCAAGATCTTGGAGGATGGACAAATCCGTTAATGGCTGATTATTTTCTAGAATACGTTAGGATTGCATATGAAAACTTTGGTGATCGAGTAAAATACTGGATAACTTTTAATGAACCGTCTGTTTTGTGTGCTGGATCTTATGAGGGTGGTTTATTAGCTTTGGCCCCTTTCTTAAAAAGTCGAGGAGTTGGATTGTATTTGTGTGGCCATACTTTATTAATTGCCCACGCTAAAGCTTATCATCTTTACGATAAGGAGTTCAGAAAAAgtcaaaaaggaaaaatcgGTATTTCATTGCAAGGAATTTGGTATGAACCTAGCAGTTCGAGTAAGGAAAATGTTCAAGCCGCCAACCAAAGACTTCAAATGGAG TTTGGTTGGTTTGCACATCCAATTTTCTCCAAAAAAGGTGATTATCCTCCAATAATGAAAGAGCGCATTAGTTTTATGAGCAAACAAGAAAATTTCTCACAATCGAGATTACCGGAATTTACGCCAGCGGAAATTAGTTACATAAGAGGAACATCTGATTATTTCGGTTTTAATCACTATACAAGTGCTTATGCAGTTCCTGCCAACATATCTGGAGGGCCATCTCAAGATTCCGATTTTGGTTCGTCTTTGTCTCAGGACCCACTATGGGAAGCTGGAGCTTCTTGGTGGATTCGTTCTGTGCCGTGGGGATTCggaaacattttgaaatggATTAAAAACGAATACGGAAATCCGGAGGTTATCATCACTGAAAATGGATTTTCCGATAAAGGTGGTCTTCAAGATTGTAGAAGAATCAATTATCACTAT aaatatttagaAGCACTTTTAAACGCTATACATAATGAAGGATGCAATATATCTGGGTACACAGCGTGGAGTTTTATGGATAACTTTGAATGGACTGGAGGATATAG CAAAAAGTTTGGATTAATTCGAGTCGATTTCGTGAGTCCAGAACGTACAAGAACATTGAAAATGTCAGCTTACGCCTACAGAAACATAATTGAGACCAAAAAAATCGACTGGAGTTTCACTCCATCaggatttgaaaaatgtgttttttaa
- the LOC111425679 gene encoding myrosinase 1-like: MKWLLVLIYACTSYAEDYVFPPNFQFGVATASYQVEGGWNASGKGENIWDVLTHNRPELIYDQSNGDIACDTYNKAITDVQLLKSLGVDFYRFSFSWSRILPVGTSNKINPDGIRYYNELIDELLKNGIKPFATMFHWDLPQPLQEIGGWPNPVVADLFVDYANVLFEHFGDRVKDWITFNEPAVFCGGGYEDGSKAPAYKGNGFGVYLCAHTVLRAHGKAYRLYESKYKASQGGRVGITLDTYWFEPSSDKPEDIEAGEITIQMNFGWFAHPIYSKEGDYPSVMKERIAEKSSTEGFPRSRLPEFTPEEIEEIRGSSDFFGLNHYTTNKCTPLPAGWGIPPSQWTDIGTMCYYETNWEIGASSWLAVVPWGFRKLLVWIKNEYNNPEVIITENGFSDKGELNDCRRINYYNTYLEELLKAIHEDGCNISGYTAWSFLDNFEWMRGFTEKFGVIYVDFDDPDRSRTPKMSYYVYKNILATKRVDWKFTPDSFNECEF; encoded by the exons GTAAAGGAGAAAATATTTGGGATGTACTAACTCATAATCGCCCTGAATTAATATACGATCAAAGTAATGGTGATATAGCTTGTGACACCTACAACAAAGCTATAACAGACGTCCAACTCTTAAAAAGTTTAGGAGTAGACTTCTACCGTTTCTCATTTTCTTGGTCAAGAATCCTCCCTGTGGGtacatcaaataaaataaatccagATGGAATTCGTTACTACAACGAATTGATTGACGAACTTCTCAAAAATGGGATAAAACCGTTTGCCACAATGTTCCATTGGGATTTACCACAACCCTTACAAGAAATCGGCGGTTGGCCAAATCCGGTTGTTGCTGATCTCTTTGTCGATTATGCCAATGTactttttgaacattttggtGATCGTGTCAAGGATTGGATTACCTTTAATGAACCTGCTGTGTTTTGTGGTGGAGGGTATGAAGATGGCAGTAAAGCACCAGCTTATAAAGGAAATGGATTTGGAGTTTATTTATGTGCACACACTGTGTTGAGAGCTCATGGAAAAGCTTACAGATTATACGAATCTAAATATAAAGCTTCGCAAGGAGGAAGAGTTGGAATTACTCTTGATACTTACTGGTTTGAACCTAGTAGTGATAAACCCGAGGACATCGAAGCAGGTGAAATTACAATTCAAatgaat ttCGGTTGGTTTGCTCACCCAATTTATTCAAAAGAAGGTGATTATCCTTCAGTTATGAAAGAACGGATTGCCGAAAAAAGCTCGACAGAAGGTTTCCCACGGTCTAGATTACCAGAATTTACTCccgaagaaattgaagaaattcgTGGTTCTTCTGATTTCTTTGGATTAAACCATTACACAACTAATAAATGTACTCCACTACCAGCTGGTTGGGGAATTCCACCTTCTCAATGGACTGACATAGGAACGATGTGTTACTACGAAACTAATTGGGAAATAGGAGCGTCTTCTTGGTTAGCTGTCGTTCCTTGGGGTTTTAGAAAACTCTTGGTTTGGATTAAAAACGAATATAATAACCCAGAAGTTATTATAACTGAGAATGGGTTTTCGGATAAAGGTGAATTAAATGATTGTAgaagaattaattattataat acATATTTAGAAGAACTGCTTAAAGCAATTCACGAAGATGGATGTAATATTAGTGGTTATACAGCATGGAGTTTTTTGGATAACTTCGAATGGATGAGAGGGTTTAC CGAAAAATTTGGTGTCATCTATGTAGATTTTGATGACCCAGATCGTTCAAGAACACCCAAAATGTCGTACtacgtatacaaaaatattttagcaaCTAAAAGAGTTGATTGGAAATTTACTCCCGATTCTTTCAATGAATgcgaattttaa